A genomic window from Acidimicrobiia bacterium includes:
- a CDS encoding ABC transporter ATP-binding protein — MSDNNEIILEVKNLNISFGKPKERTYVVQDLSFDLYKGETLGIVGESGCGKSTSVLALMGLLDKTAEITGTFSLCGTNYDLSKIKYAQWRKIRGSQLAMVFQDSLASLNPLKRIGEQVAEAIYVKKSMSKKDARKEAKVLLDLVEIPNVDLRFRQYPHECSGGMRQRVMIAMALANKPNVLICDEPTTALDVTVQAQILHTIKRLQNELEMSVILVTHDLGVIGNMANRTQVMYGGKIIESAPTIEIIQNAQHHYTNALIKAMPDMVDAKDELYTIPGSPPQLDHIFEKCPFGPRCEAHSEECDLRMPPLKNISDNPNKPRMVHKLACVNPVKQLAKVNNG; from the coding sequence ATGAGCGATAATAATGAAATTATCTTAGAAGTTAAAAATTTAAATATTTCTTTTGGCAAACCAAAAGAAAGAACATATGTAGTACAAGATTTGTCATTTGATCTTTACAAGGGTGAGACTTTAGGAATTGTTGGCGAATCAGGTTGTGGAAAATCTACATCAGTTTTAGCTTTAATGGGCTTGCTAGATAAAACGGCTGAAATTACAGGCACATTTTCTCTATGTGGAACCAACTATGATTTGTCAAAAATTAAATATGCTCAGTGGCGAAAAATACGTGGATCCCAACTAGCAATGGTTTTTCAAGATTCATTAGCATCTTTAAATCCTCTTAAACGTATAGGCGAGCAAGTAGCTGAAGCTATTTATGTAAAAAAGTCAATGAGCAAAAAAGATGCTCGTAAAGAAGCAAAAGTACTTTTAGATCTTGTTGAGATCCCAAATGTTGATCTTAGATTCCGTCAATATCCTCACGAATGTTCTGGTGGTATGCGTCAACGTGTGATGATAGCCATGGCATTAGCCAATAAACCAAATGTCTTAATTTGTGACGAACCAACCACAGCATTAGATGTAACCGTACAAGCACAGATTTTACACACAATTAAACGACTGCAAAACGAATTAGAAATGTCAGTCATATTAGTAACTCATGACTTAGGTGTTATCGGGAATATGGCAAATAGAACTCAAGTTATGTATGGTGGGAAAATTATAGAATCAGCCCCTACTATTGAAATAATTCAAAACGCCCAACATCACTATACAAATGCATTAATAAAAGCAATGCCAGATATGGTTGATGCAAAAGATGAGTTATACACAATTCCAGGATCACCTCCACAGTTAGACCATATATTCGAGAAATGTCCTTTTGGGCCTCGTTGTGAAGCTCATAGCGAAGAATGTGATTTACGAATGCCACCGCTCAAAAATATAAGCGACAATCCTAACAAACCAAGAATGGTTCATAAATTAGCATGTGTCAATCCTGTAAAGCAATTAGCAAAGGT